The following coding sequences are from one Comamonas koreensis window:
- the dapC gene encoding succinyldiaminopimelate transaminase: MNPLLQKLQPYPFERLRQLFAGVTPPADQSPISLGIGEPRHPTPAFIEQALSDNLAGLSVYPATAGTPALREAFAAWLSTRYGLQVDGHKHTLPVNGSREALFAFTQTVVDSSKPGPVVLCPNPFYQIYEGAALLAGATPYYVPSIASKNFAVDWASVPEDIWQRTQLIFVCSPGNPTGAVMPLDEWKKLFELSDRYGFVIASDECYSEIYFRDEPPLGGMQAAAQLGRSDFRRLVSFTSLSKRSNVPGLRSGFVAGDAELIKAFTLYRTYQGGAMSPPVQAASIAAWGDERHVEDNREQYRRKFAEVTPVLSAVMDVQLPDASFYLWAGVPPEMGLSDTEFARELYAQYNVTVLPGSYLARDFNGSNPGAGRIRMALVAQTAECLEAAQRIAQFIQSWKKA; encoded by the coding sequence ATGAACCCCTTGCTCCAGAAACTGCAGCCCTACCCGTTTGAGCGCCTGCGCCAGTTGTTTGCCGGTGTCACGCCGCCCGCAGACCAGTCGCCCATCAGCCTGGGTATCGGTGAGCCCCGCCACCCCACGCCCGCCTTCATCGAGCAGGCGCTCTCGGACAACCTGGCCGGCCTGTCGGTCTACCCGGCCACCGCTGGCACGCCGGCACTGCGCGAAGCCTTTGCTGCCTGGCTGTCCACGCGCTACGGCCTGCAGGTGGATGGACACAAGCACACCTTGCCCGTCAATGGCAGCCGCGAGGCACTGTTTGCGTTCACGCAGACGGTGGTCGACAGCAGCAAGCCAGGCCCGGTCGTGCTCTGCCCCAACCCCTTCTACCAGATCTACGAAGGCGCGGCCCTGCTCGCGGGCGCCACGCCCTACTACGTGCCCAGCATCGCCAGCAAGAACTTTGCCGTCGACTGGGCCAGCGTGCCCGAGGACATCTGGCAGCGCACCCAGCTGATCTTTGTCTGCTCGCCGGGCAACCCCACCGGCGCCGTGATGCCGCTTGACGAGTGGAAAAAGCTGTTTGAGCTGTCCGACCGCTATGGCTTTGTCATTGCGTCTGACGAGTGCTACAGCGAAATCTACTTCCGCGACGAGCCACCACTGGGCGGCATGCAGGCAGCAGCGCAACTGGGCCGCAGCGATTTCCGCCGCCTGGTCTCGTTCACCAGCCTGTCCAAGCGCAGCAATGTGCCGGGCCTGCGCAGCGGTTTTGTCGCGGGCGACGCCGAGCTGATCAAGGCCTTCACGCTCTACCGCACCTACCAGGGCGGCGCGATGAGCCCGCCGGTGCAGGCGGCCAGCATTGCGGCCTGGGGTGATGAGCGCCATGTCGAAGACAACCGCGAGCAATACCGCCGCAAGTTTGCCGAAGTCACGCCCGTGCTGTCGGCCGTGATGGACGTGCAGTTGCCCGATGCCAGCTTCTACCTCTGGGCCGGCGTGCCTCCAGAGATGGGCTTGTCCGACACCGAGTTCGCACGCGAACTCTATGCCCAATACAATGTCACGGTTCTGCCAGGCAGCTATCTGGCCCGTGACTTCAACGGCAGCAACCCAGGCGCCGGCCGCATCCGCATGGCCCTGGTGGCCCAGACGGCCGAATGCCTGGAAGCCGCTCAGCGCATTGCCCAATTCATTCAATCCTGGAAAAAAGCCTAA
- the prmB gene encoding 50S ribosomal protein L3 N(5)-glutamine methyltransferase: MTTIRTLIDDSAAALSAAGVHFGHGTTNAQDEASWLVLWSLGLPVDSDTSPDGADSVASQSVSDVQRSKLEQLIAERIRSRKPAAYLTQQAWLQGVPFYIDERSIVPRSLIAELLADGSIDDWLSDKTRQVLDLCTGNGSLACLAAMAYPDVQVTGADLSADALAVARINVDQHGLQERVQLVQSDGMANARGPWDLILCNPPYVNAQSMASLPLEYQAEPVLALAGGQDGMDFVRGLILELPQRLSEDGVLVLEIGNERAYFEAAFPGLPVFWMDTSAGDDQVLLLTREALMHWTQEQPTQL, from the coding sequence ATGACCACCATCCGCACCCTGATTGATGACAGCGCAGCAGCGCTCAGCGCTGCCGGTGTGCATTTTGGCCATGGAACGACCAATGCGCAGGACGAAGCGAGCTGGCTGGTGCTGTGGTCACTGGGTCTGCCGGTGGACAGCGACACCAGCCCGGATGGCGCAGACTCAGTCGCAAGCCAATCGGTGAGTGACGTGCAGCGCAGCAAACTCGAGCAACTGATCGCCGAGCGCATCCGCAGCCGCAAGCCAGCCGCTTATCTGACCCAGCAGGCCTGGCTGCAAGGTGTCCCCTTCTACATCGACGAGCGCTCCATCGTGCCGCGCAGCCTGATTGCCGAGCTGCTGGCCGATGGCAGCATTGACGACTGGCTGAGCGACAAGACGCGCCAGGTGCTGGACCTGTGTACCGGCAACGGCAGCCTCGCATGCCTGGCCGCCATGGCCTACCCCGATGTGCAGGTCACCGGCGCTGATCTGTCTGCCGATGCGCTGGCCGTGGCCCGCATCAATGTGGACCAGCATGGCCTGCAAGAGCGCGTGCAGCTGGTTCAATCAGACGGCATGGCCAACGCCCGCGGCCCCTGGGACCTGATTCTCTGCAATCCACCCTATGTCAACGCCCAGAGCATGGCCAGCCTGCCGCTGGAATACCAGGCCGAGCCGGTGCTGGCGCTGGCTGGTGGCCAGGACGGCATGGACTTTGTGCGCGGCCTGATTCTGGAGCTGCCCCAGCGCCTGAGCGAAGACGGTGTGCTGGTGCTGGAGATTGGCAACGAGCGCGCCTACTTTGAAGCCGCCTTCCCTGGCCTGCCGGTGTTCTGGATGGACACCAGCGCCGGCGACGACCAGGTGC
- a CDS encoding AI-2E family transporter produces the protein MFNNHSLHDKAFILLLIGVTIAFFAVLFPFQGAVFWAVILAVVFTPLHKKILVRLPKYPTIAALITLVLCLVLVILPLILLSISLAKEAATIYESVHSGEMNFGQYFQQIYNAMPQWVLDLLTRFNLNDPKVIQEKISGISVQASQYVATKVLTIGQNTMGFLVSFCIMLYLLFFFLRDGKTLIRKILAATPLDDAHKKKLGAKFITVVRATVKGNLAVAATQGALGGIIFWILGIEASLLWGVVMAFLSLLPAVGAAIVWAPVAIYYIATGSTTEGIVLAAYGAAIMGMVDNVLRPLLVGKDTKMPDYLILISTLGGLSLFGLTGFVIGPLIAALFIAVWDLFAPQAHISDTTEVDNSAK, from the coding sequence ATGTTCAACAACCACTCTCTTCACGACAAAGCATTCATCTTGCTGCTAATAGGCGTCACCATTGCCTTTTTTGCCGTGCTTTTCCCCTTTCAGGGGGCCGTTTTCTGGGCCGTGATCCTCGCTGTTGTGTTTACGCCTCTACACAAAAAAATCCTGGTCCGCCTCCCCAAATACCCGACTATTGCGGCCCTGATTACGCTGGTGCTGTGCCTGGTGCTGGTGATCCTGCCGCTGATCCTGCTGTCGATCTCGCTGGCCAAGGAGGCGGCCACCATCTACGAGAGCGTGCACTCGGGCGAGATGAATTTCGGCCAGTACTTCCAGCAGATCTACAACGCCATGCCCCAGTGGGTGCTGGACCTGCTGACCCGCTTCAACCTGAACGACCCCAAGGTGATCCAGGAGAAGATCTCCGGCATCTCGGTGCAGGCGAGCCAGTATGTGGCGACCAAGGTGCTGACCATCGGCCAGAACACCATGGGCTTTTTGGTGAGCTTTTGCATCATGCTCTACCTGTTGTTCTTCTTCCTGCGCGACGGCAAGACCTTGATCCGCAAGATCCTGGCCGCCACGCCGCTCGATGACGCGCACAAGAAAAAGCTGGGCGCCAAGTTCATCACCGTGGTGCGCGCCACGGTCAAGGGCAACCTGGCCGTGGCTGCCACCCAGGGCGCGCTGGGCGGCATCATCTTCTGGATTCTGGGCATCGAGGCCTCGCTGCTGTGGGGCGTGGTGATGGCCTTTTTGTCGCTGTTGCCGGCCGTGGGTGCAGCCATTGTCTGGGCGCCAGTTGCTATTTATTACATTGCCACCGGCTCCACCACCGAAGGCATTGTGCTGGCCGCCTATGGCGCCGCCATCATGGGCATGGTCGACAACGTGCTGCGCCCGCTCCTGGTGGGCAAGGACACCAAGATGCCCGACTACCTGATCCTCATCTCCACCCTGGGCGGGCTGTCGCTGTTCGGGCTTACCGGCTTTGTCATCGGGCCACTGATTGCCGCGCTGTTCATCGCGGTCTGGGATCTTTTTGCACCCCAGGCCCACATCAGCGACACCACAGAGGTAGACAATAGCGCCAAGTAA
- a CDS encoding GTP pyrophosphokinase → MPARDFESRKQEFLDFYAAQLPTLKAAAASFNALIHAILSNLEGVNIAKFECRVKTADECVRKFKRKYRNFVEDQSEDYAIEDYITDLIGVRVVCLYEDEPPAIMSRVREYFDVIEITDKTSPMEDSESEFGYKGIHMDLRLNQQQAQLTEHQAYADQAFELQIRTIIQDSWSELDHKIKYKKSIPTNLKRRINILSALFELADREFLQIRNETSQALALSRAEDEVDGPLGDGLGDHNEPLDAFSFVAFGHKHFPGYEFDPQKVEFFLDELLHDFAVRHAGWLFAVVQKHVTTVRHYKADFQHRYPSSSFNPFTVMRHCLYLEDKQRFRKTLRNSAREAFEEWLQRQPANSTTSED, encoded by the coding sequence ATGCCCGCTCGCGATTTTGAATCCCGCAAACAGGAATTCCTGGATTTCTACGCCGCCCAGTTGCCCACCCTCAAGGCTGCGGCGGCCTCGTTCAATGCGCTGATCCACGCCATCTTGAGCAACCTCGAGGGCGTCAACATCGCCAAGTTCGAGTGCCGGGTGAAGACCGCTGACGAATGCGTGCGCAAGTTCAAGCGCAAGTACCGAAACTTTGTCGAGGACCAGTCCGAGGACTATGCCATCGAGGACTACATCACCGACCTGATCGGCGTGCGCGTGGTCTGCCTCTATGAGGACGAGCCACCGGCCATCATGTCCCGGGTGCGCGAATATTTCGATGTGATCGAGATCACCGACAAGACCTCACCGATGGAAGACTCGGAGTCCGAGTTTGGCTACAAGGGCATCCATATGGACCTGCGGCTCAACCAGCAGCAGGCACAGCTGACCGAGCACCAGGCCTATGCCGACCAGGCCTTCGAGCTGCAGATCCGCACCATCATCCAGGACTCCTGGAGCGAGCTGGACCACAAGATCAAGTACAAGAAGTCCATCCCGACCAACCTCAAACGCCGCATCAACATTCTGTCGGCGCTGTTTGAACTGGCCGACCGCGAGTTCTTGCAGATCCGCAATGAGACCAGCCAGGCGCTGGCGCTCTCGCGCGCCGAGGACGAGGTCGACGGCCCCCTGGGCGATGGACTGGGCGACCACAACGAGCCGCTCGATGCCTTCAGCTTTGTCGCCTTTGGCCACAAGCACTTCCCCGGCTATGAGTTTGACCCGCAGAAGGTGGAGTTCTTCCTGGACGAGTTGCTGCATGACTTTGCCGTGCGCCACGCCGGCTGGCTGTTTGCCGTGGTGCAAAAGCATGTCACCACCGTGCGCCACTACAAGGCCGATTTCCAGCACCGCTACCCGTCCAGCAGCTTCAACCCCTTCACGGTGATGCGCCACTGCCTTTACCTGGAGGACAAGCAGCGCTTTCGCAAAACGCTGCGCAACTCTGCGCGTGAGGCCTTTGAGGAATGGTTGCAGCGCCAGCCCGCCAACAGCACCACCAGCGAAGACTGA
- the dapE gene encoding succinyl-diaminopimelate desuccinylase, which produces MSRTLQLTEQLIARPSVTPNDEGCLDMVSDLLQPLGFACERMDSGPDSFRVSNLWALRRSGVAGAKTVVFVGHTDVVPTGPLEQWNSHPFTPSHRDGKLYGRGASDMKTSIAAFVVAAEEFVAQNAAAPLDIALLLTSDEEGPSVDGTAVVVEQLRQRGQVLDYCLVGEPTAVQKLGDMVKNGRRGSLTGKLTVHGVQGHIAYPQLARNPIHQGLGALGELASTLWDEGNAFFPPTSFQMSNIHAGTGAGNVIPGQMVVDFNFRFSTESTAENLKARVKSTLERHALEYDLKWTLGGKPFLTTPGVLVTAVQQAIRDEVGLETTLSTTGGTSDGRFVADICPEVIEIGPSNATIHKIDECVAVADIEPLKNIYRRILENLAR; this is translated from the coding sequence ATGTCCCGCACCCTGCAACTGACCGAGCAACTGATCGCCCGTCCTTCCGTGACGCCCAATGACGAAGGCTGTCTGGACATGGTTTCCGACCTGCTCCAGCCGCTGGGTTTTGCCTGCGAGCGCATGGACAGCGGCCCCGACAGTTTTCGGGTGAGCAACCTCTGGGCACTGCGCCGCAGCGGCGTGGCGGGAGCCAAGACCGTGGTCTTTGTCGGCCACACCGATGTGGTGCCCACCGGCCCGCTGGAGCAGTGGAACTCGCACCCCTTCACCCCTTCGCACCGCGATGGCAAGCTCTACGGGCGCGGTGCCAGCGACATGAAGACCTCCATCGCTGCCTTTGTCGTGGCCGCCGAGGAGTTTGTCGCCCAGAACGCTGCAGCGCCGCTGGATATCGCGCTCTTGCTGACCAGTGACGAAGAAGGCCCGAGCGTGGACGGCACCGCCGTCGTCGTCGAGCAGCTGCGCCAGCGCGGCCAGGTGCTGGACTACTGCCTGGTGGGCGAACCCACCGCCGTGCAAAAGCTCGGCGACATGGTCAAGAACGGCCGGCGCGGCAGCCTGACGGGCAAGCTCACCGTCCATGGCGTGCAAGGCCATATCGCCTACCCGCAGCTGGCCCGCAACCCCATCCACCAGGGGCTGGGCGCGCTGGGTGAACTGGCCAGCACCCTGTGGGACGAGGGCAATGCCTTCTTCCCGCCCACCAGCTTCCAGATGAGCAATATCCATGCGGGCACTGGCGCGGGCAATGTGATCCCGGGCCAGATGGTGGTGGACTTCAACTTCCGCTTCAGCACCGAATCGACGGCCGAGAACCTCAAGGCCCGCGTCAAGTCCACCTTGGAGCGCCATGCGCTTGAGTACGACCTGAAGTGGACCCTGGGCGGCAAGCCCTTCCTGACCACACCCGGCGTGCTGGTGACGGCCGTGCAGCAAGCCATCCGCGACGAAGTGGGGCTGGAGACCACCTTGTCGACCACTGGCGGCACCAGCGACGGCCGCTTTGTCGCCGATATCTGCCCGGAAGTCATCGAGATCGGTCCATCGAACGCCACCATCCACAAGATCGACGAGTGCGTGGCCGTGGCCGATATCGAGCCGCTGAAAAATATCTACCGCCGCATTCTGGAAAACCTGGCGCGCTAA
- a CDS encoding polyhydroxyalkanoate depolymerase, translating into MLYQLYETQRALMEPFAEYAHATSKMLSNPLWPISQTNTAQRASAGFDLFYRLGKDYEKPAFGITTIEANGHEIAIHERVELTKPFCELRRFKRFSDDQTSLAAMKQQPVVLVVAPLSGHYATLLRETVRTMLADHKVYITDWTNARLVPQTEGIFHLDDYVNYVQEFIRHIQGIYGNCHVVSVCQPTVPVLAAVSLMASRGEKTPLSMTMMGGPIDARKSPTTVNNLATTHDLQWFESNVIHPVPGNFPGAGRLVYPGFLQHMGFVSMNPDRHAMSHYDYFKDLLKGNEDSAEHHRKFYDEYNAVLDMDAAYYLETIKTVFQDFALVKGTWEVRSPEGNLELVKPQDIRHSALLTVEGELDDISGSGQTQAAHDLCTGLKAVDTRHFEVKGAGHYGIFSGKRWRTMVYPMLKDFILANNRIEDRPAGSVKSATSKQNTLHTV; encoded by the coding sequence ATGCTGTACCAACTGTATGAAACCCAGCGGGCCCTGATGGAGCCCTTTGCAGAATACGCCCACGCCACCTCGAAGATGCTGAGCAATCCGCTGTGGCCGATCAGCCAGACGAACACCGCCCAGCGCGCCTCGGCGGGCTTTGATCTGTTCTACCGGCTGGGCAAGGACTATGAAAAGCCCGCCTTTGGCATCACCACCATCGAGGCCAACGGCCATGAGATCGCGATCCACGAGCGCGTGGAGCTGACCAAGCCCTTTTGCGAGCTGCGCCGCTTCAAGCGCTTCTCGGACGACCAGACCAGCCTGGCGGCGATGAAGCAGCAGCCCGTGGTGCTGGTGGTGGCCCCGCTGTCGGGCCACTACGCCACCCTGCTGCGCGAGACGGTGCGCACGATGCTGGCCGACCACAAGGTCTATATCACCGACTGGACCAATGCGCGCCTGGTGCCGCAGACCGAGGGCATCTTCCACCTCGATGACTATGTCAACTATGTGCAGGAATTCATCCGCCACATCCAGGGCATCTACGGCAACTGCCATGTGGTGAGCGTCTGCCAGCCCACGGTGCCGGTGCTCGCCGCCGTCTCGCTGATGGCCAGCCGCGGCGAGAAGACCCCGCTGTCGATGACCATGATGGGTGGCCCCATCGATGCGCGCAAATCGCCCACCACGGTGAACAACCTGGCCACCACGCACGATCTGCAGTGGTTCGAGTCGAACGTGATCCATCCGGTGCCCGGCAACTTTCCCGGTGCCGGCCGCCTGGTCTACCCCGGCTTTTTGCAGCACATGGGCTTTGTCAGCATGAACCCTGACCGCCATGCGATGAGCCATTACGACTACTTCAAGGACCTGCTCAAGGGCAACGAAGACAGCGCCGAACACCACCGCAAGTTCTACGACGAGTACAACGCCGTGCTCGACATGGATGCGGCCTACTACCTGGAAACCATCAAGACCGTGTTCCAGGACTTTGCGCTGGTCAAGGGCACCTGGGAGGTGCGCTCGCCCGAAGGCAATCTGGAGCTGGTCAAGCCCCAGGACATCCGCCACAGCGCGCTGCTGACGGTCGAGGGCGAGCTTGATGACATCTCTGGCTCGGGCCAGACCCAGGCCGCGCATGACCTGTGCACCGGCCTCAAGGCGGTCGACACCCGGCACTTTGAAGTCAAGGGCGCGGGGCACTACGGCATCTTCAGCGGCAAGCGCTGGCGCACCATGGTCTACCCGATGCTCAAGGACTTCATCCTCGCCAACAACCGCATCGAGGATCGCCCTGCAGGCAGCGTAAAATCGGCCACTTCCAAGCAGAATACTTTGCACACGGTGTGA
- the dapD gene encoding 2,3,4,5-tetrahydropyridine-2,6-dicarboxylate N-succinyltransferase — MTQQLQTIIESAWEARTTLSPASAPKEIVDAVDHVINALDQGELRVATRDGVGQWTVHQWIKKAVLLSFRLKDNALVQAGDLNFYDKVPTKYAGMSEADIAATGVRVVPPAVARRGSYVAKGAILMPSYVNIGAYVGEGTMVDTWATVGSCAQVGKNVHLSGGVGLGGVLEPLQANPTIIEDNCFIGARSEIVEGVIVEENSVISMGVYISQSTKIYNRMTGEVTYGRVPSGSVVVSGSMPAKDGSHSLYCAVIVKQVTPETRAKTSINDLLRD, encoded by the coding sequence ATGACGCAACAACTGCAAACCATCATCGAATCCGCCTGGGAAGCCCGCACGACGCTCTCGCCTGCCTCGGCTCCCAAAGAAATCGTCGATGCGGTCGACCATGTGATCAACGCCCTGGACCAGGGCGAGTTGCGTGTGGCCACCCGTGACGGCGTGGGCCAGTGGACCGTGCACCAGTGGATCAAGAAGGCCGTGTTGCTGTCGTTCCGCTTGAAGGACAACGCGCTGGTGCAAGCCGGCGACCTGAACTTCTACGACAAAGTGCCCACCAAGTACGCGGGCATGTCCGAAGCCGATATCGCCGCCACCGGCGTGCGCGTGGTGCCGCCCGCTGTGGCCCGCCGCGGCAGCTATGTGGCCAAGGGCGCCATCCTGATGCCTTCCTACGTGAACATTGGCGCCTATGTGGGCGAAGGCACCATGGTTGACACCTGGGCCACCGTGGGCTCCTGCGCACAAGTGGGCAAGAACGTCCACCTCTCGGGCGGCGTGGGCCTGGGCGGCGTGCTCGAACCGCTGCAAGCCAACCCCACCATCATTGAAGACAACTGCTTCATCGGCGCCCGCTCCGAAATCGTCGAAGGCGTGATCGTCGAAGAAAACTCGGTCATCTCGATGGGCGTGTACATCAGCCAGTCCACGAAGATCTATAACCGCATGACCGGCGAAGTCACTTATGGCCGCGTTCCTTCGGGTTCGGTGGTGGTCAGCGGCTCCATGCCTGCCAAGGACGGCAGCCACAGCCTGTACTGCGCGGTGATCGTCAAGCAAGTGACGCCCGAGACCCGCGCCAAGACCAGCATCAACGACCTGCTGCGCGACTGA
- a CDS encoding RnfABCDGE type electron transport complex subunit B produces the protein MDTHKTSDQPASALAVFIGAIDAALPQTQCTRCGYPDCRHYAQAIAQGEAAINQCPPGGQEGVARLAAITGRPALPLNPHNGLEAVRVVARIDENWCIGCTLCIKACPTDAILGANKRMHTVIAEACTGCELCLPVCPVDCIELDNASGEATGWAAWSPAQADEARLRYNRHQQRLHGTNRTQVPSPTASPAGTPHAAPAALSAQAAQAAAVSAAASQNTAASKANLAAPAAADKKAILAAILAKAKQQQGGNHSS, from the coding sequence ATCGATACCCACAAAACCAGCGACCAGCCAGCCTCAGCGCTGGCTGTTTTCATTGGCGCCATTGATGCGGCCCTGCCGCAGACCCAATGCACGCGCTGCGGCTACCCCGACTGCCGCCACTATGCCCAGGCCATTGCCCAGGGCGAGGCCGCGATCAACCAATGCCCGCCTGGCGGCCAGGAAGGCGTGGCGCGGCTGGCGGCCATCACCGGCCGGCCTGCGCTGCCGCTGAACCCGCACAACGGCCTCGAAGCCGTGCGCGTTGTCGCCCGCATCGATGAGAACTGGTGCATCGGCTGCACCTTGTGCATCAAGGCCTGCCCGACCGATGCCATCCTGGGCGCGAACAAGCGCATGCACACCGTCATTGCCGAGGCCTGCACCGGCTGCGAGCTGTGCCTGCCGGTCTGCCCGGTCGATTGCATTGAACTGGACAACGCCAGCGGCGAGGCCACCGGCTGGGCCGCCTGGAGCCCGGCGCAAGCCGATGAGGCCCGGCTGCGCTACAACAGGCACCAGCAGCGCCTGCACGGCACCAACCGCACGCAGGTGCCCAGTCCAACTGCCAGCCCAGCGGGCACGCCGCACGCTGCCCCTGCAGCCCTCAGCGCCCAGGCGGCCCAGGCTGCTGCCGTCAGCGCAGCAGCATCGCAAAATACCGCGGCCAGCAAGGCCAACCTGGCCGCGCCGGCCGCTGCCGACAAAAAGGCAATCCTGGCCGCCATTTTGGCCAAAGCCAAGCAGCAACAAGGCGGCAACCACTCGTCTTAA
- a CDS encoding PilT/PilU family type 4a pilus ATPase encodes MGTMERILRLMADNKASDVYLSANAPALVKIQGECIPLNNQTLTPDAPRTLLAEIVPPERIEELDETGELNIGVPLEGVGRFRVSAMHQRGSCAVVIRYVPQDIPSLEQLELPEIFQDLIMARRGLVLFVGATGSGKSTSLAAMIDHRNGQQSGHILTVEDPIEYQFSNRRSIINQREVGSDTASLQTALKNALRQAPDVIMIGEIRDRETMSAAIAYAQSGHLCLATLHGNNSYHALNRILSFYPVEVRPTMLGDLSSALRAVVSQRLVKTVSGKRTAAIEVMLNTKLVGEMIEQGNFSAVREAMEKSMAEGSVTFEGALAALIHSGKISREEGLANSDSPTNLMWRLQNDFQMAANAAKAQVAAKPELDDAASFTEIVLDVNQE; translated from the coding sequence ATGGGAACCATGGAGCGAATCTTGCGCCTGATGGCAGACAACAAGGCCTCGGATGTCTATCTGTCAGCCAATGCGCCTGCGCTGGTCAAGATCCAGGGCGAATGCATCCCCCTCAACAACCAGACCTTGACACCGGATGCGCCGCGTACCCTGCTCGCCGAGATCGTGCCGCCCGAGCGCATCGAAGAGCTGGACGAAACCGGGGAGCTCAACATTGGCGTGCCGCTCGAAGGCGTGGGCCGTTTCCGCGTCAGCGCCATGCACCAGCGCGGCAGCTGCGCCGTGGTCATCCGCTATGTGCCCCAGGACATCCCCAGCCTGGAGCAGCTGGAGCTGCCCGAGATCTTCCAGGACCTCATCATGGCCCGGCGCGGCCTGGTGCTGTTTGTCGGCGCCACCGGCTCGGGCAAGAGCACGTCGCTCGCCGCAATGATCGACCACCGCAACGGCCAGCAAAGCGGCCATATCCTGACGGTGGAAGACCCGATCGAGTACCAGTTTTCCAACCGGCGCTCGATCATCAACCAGCGCGAGGTGGGCAGCGACACCGCCTCACTGCAGACCGCGCTGAAGAACGCGCTGCGCCAGGCGCCCGATGTGATCATGATTGGCGAAATCCGCGACCGCGAGACCATGTCGGCGGCCATTGCCTACGCGCAGTCCGGCCACCTGTGCCTGGCCACCTTGCACGGCAACAACAGCTACCACGCGCTCAACCGGATCCTGAGCTTCTACCCGGTCGAGGTGCGCCCCACGATGCTGGGTGACCTGTCATCGGCGCTGCGCGCCGTGGTCTCGCAGCGTCTGGTCAAGACGGTCTCGGGCAAACGCACCGCTGCCATCGAGGTGATGCTCAACACCAAGCTGGTGGGCGAGATGATCGAGCAAGGCAACTTCTCGGCCGTGCGCGAGGCGATGGAAAAGTCCATGGCCGAAGGCTCGGTCACCTTTGAAGGCGCACTGGCCGCGCTCATCCACAGCGGCAAGATCAGCCGCGAGGAAGGCCTTGCCAACTCCGACTCGCCAACCAACCTGATGTGGCGGCTGCAGAACGACTTCCAGATGGCGGCCAATGCCGCCAAGGCCCAGGTCGCGGCCAAACCCGAGCTCGACGACGCGGCCTCGTTCACCGAAATCGTGCTTGATGTGAACCAAGAGTAA